The region CAAGTTAATTTTCATACCATACTACAATGAATGGAACCCAGTGGCTGCCCGAAAGGTAGGACAAACCCGTTCAGAGAAGTCCAGGAAACCACGGCGTGCACTGGGAAATGGTCTGCAGAAACGTAAAGTACGCGATTTGTAGTAAATGGGCAAAAAAACACCTTCAAAAACCCCGGTATGGCCCTTTAACAAGACATCGTCTCAATAACACACAGGAGCTCATTTGTCAGAGTTGTGAGGAGGGTCAAACCACATGCAGCAAGCTGACAACTGACCATGGAAGTTGGAAACGGTACGCAGGATGAGACCACAGTTATTCTGTCTGTTATTTTTTCACcacctgaatatggagctgccagggaagaggaaacgaggggagaggagaagaggaaggccaaacaggaggtttatggatgtggtgagggaggacatgcaggtggctggtgtgacaggggaagatgcagaggacaggaagagctggagacggatgatccgctgtggcgccccctaacgggagcagccgaaagtagcagtagtagttgttgtagttgtagtattagagtagtagtagtagttgtagtagtaatagtagtagttgttgttgttgtagtagtggtagtactagtagagaagtagttgtagtagttgttgtagttgtagtagtagtagttgttgttgtagtagtagctgTTGTTGTAGTATTAGagtaatagtagttgtagtagtagtagagtagtagtagtagttgttgttgttgttgtagcagtagtagtagtagtagtactagtagagtagtagtcatagtagttgttgtagttgcagtagtagggtagtagtagagtagtagtagtagttgttgtagtagtcgtagtagttgttgttgtagtagtagtagggtagtagtagagtagtagtagtagtagttgttgttgttgtagtagttttTCACCTCCATTCAACTCTGTGCCCGGTGGAGGGGCCCAAGTGGCTGGCGGGGCTCTGGCTGGTCCCAACTTGTAATGGGTcagcaggtggtggagctggGCGGGGCTTAACAGGGCATGGTCCTCTGATAGGCTGTCCCAAGATGACTGGCAGAAGAGAGACAAGGGCAGAGAGAAGAATGGCCGTCGACATGTTGAACAACAACGAATGTGAGAGGAACGCGGCGGAGAGCCGAGTTACCTGGATAAGGCGGGTCTTGGGCACGCATAGGAAGTTGACCgtgactgacagtttcttcaagaacTCAGAAGCGATGTCTCCTAATCCCGCCCCTTGTAGCCAGTCCAGAACCAGGTCTAGGTTAGTGCGGATCTGTACTGCTCTGGACCAAGAAAATAGCCCATCTGAGAAAAAAAGACAGAATAAACGTTTGAGGACTGCGTGGAAATAAAAACTGCTAAACGGTCACTCGTCTTCTGGTTTGAAGTGCGGTAACATCTGAGATCATCCAGAAGAGCCCCCCAGGTCTCCTCTCCCACCCAAACCGGCTACACCTCGGTGAGGTTTTTAGGAGGCTCACCCGctcccctctcacctctctctagCAGCGTGTTGAGGAGGGAGGTGTTGGTGAAAAAGAAGAGGTAGCCAAAGGTTTGGGAGGTGAGTGGGGGGGACAGACATGCCTCCCGGGACAACATCAAGGAACAACGGTAAACCTCCACCAGCCCGGCCACGGCGGGGGGCAAGGAGGACACGTCATCCACAtctccttcccctcctcctcctcttccctccgcATCCTGCGCCCCATCCTTTTCTTTGTCCTTGTCCTCGTTGGAGAAGGGGTTGGTGTCCAGGAGTGCTGGCAGGAGCGAGTACAGCGTCTTGTGGGACAAAGAGGAAACAGATAAACAAGTTGTGTGGAAaacatgatgaatgaatgaatgaatgaatgaatgaatgaatgaatgaatgaatgaatgaatgaatgaatgaatagacaGGTAATTCaatgtttgtggggggggggtgttttgggattttcccccgtttttctccccaattgtacttggccaattaccccactcttctgagccgtcccggtctctgctccaccccctctgctgatccagggagggctgcagactaccgcatgcctcctccatacatgtggagtcaccagccgcttcttttcacctgacagtttcaccagggggacgtagcaagtgggaggatcacactattccccccagtccccccccccgccacgaacaggcgccccgaccgaccagaggaggcgctagtgcagcaaccaggacatatacccacatccggcttcccacccacagacacggccaattgtgtctgtagggacgcccgaccaagccggaggtaacacggggattcgaaccggcgagccccatgttggtaggtaacggaatagactgctatgccacctggCGTAGCGAGCGAAGGTTTTGACTCAAAGGTTAATTTTGAGGGAGACAGAACTACCCAAGCTTGCTGAAtccagcagcgaccaggacacatacccacatctggctccccacccgcagacatggcccatTGTGACTTTTgtgacaattgtgtctgtagggacgcccgaccaagccggaggtaacacggggatttgaaccggcaatccccatgtttgtaggcaacggaatagaccgccacaccaccctgaCGCCCCGTAATTAAATGTTAACGACTGAGAGCTGGGTTGAGCAACAGCTGAGTTTAGAAGGCCAGACAGAGAGGTAATTGTTTAGCTTTTTATTTTTTACCTTGGTGAGATGATACACACACTGCTGGAAGGTGTGCATGATGACATCATCCAGCTGTGCCAACGCTTCTGAGCAGGTGTCCATGTCAGCCACCAAGACCGGGTCTCCGGGAGCTTTAACAAAACCAGCATGAAGGTGAAATAAGCGCATTCGGCCAGTTCGATTTCTACATCCGATGTGGCCGTGACACAAGCAGTCAGTATTTCCTGCTGTGACTGTAGACCATGGAGACCATAAAGGTCACCGACCTTTAAGCACCGCAGGCACGGCAAATGTCAAGCACTCTTTCTGATTCACCAAACACACTTGTTTTTGAATCGAACCGGTTTGCAATACTGGTGTGTCACGCTCACCTTCAAACTCCCACTCCTTTTCCATGGCCTCAACCTTGACTTGGAAGAAGTTAAGGAGCTCTGTGGCGTTGGACATCCAAAACATTAAAGGTCGCAGGTCAGACGACAGTTTCTGGACGTTGGCCGTGCTGATTTCCCCGTCCTGTTCTGTGGAACTGGACAGACCGTACACAGAACCCAGATCAGGTCTGTTGTGATGTTGTGCGGCATGTTTTGATGAGCGTCTTCGCCGCGTCCGTCATGAACAACGCGAGACGCAGTAAGTGGATTACCCAACCGTCACGTTTTcatcacaacaacatccaaatgtTTCAAACAAACCGCAGAAATGTGTGGAAGACATAACAGCACAGTACAAACACAACATGAATCACTCAGCGTGAGGGGAAGGGCTCTCTAAACAGAGGAAACATGACGTCGAATAGAAATGTTCTTACTTTTGCGTGGGATGCTTATCCCCGAATTCCTTAATGTTATCCTGCGAAGAAAGTTGGAGATAGAAGAAAGGAGAGACGTCTCGGCTTAGTGTTAgggtggaggagggggaacgGAGTCTGGCCCTGAAGCCAGGACAATCAAAGCACATTTTCCAGCCAAGGGAGGAAGTGACATCAGCTCATCCCTATTCCTGTCTGCAGCCTACCGGGCCACGGTAGAACCCGCCTGTCTATCTTTCTGACTGGACGTGCATCTCCGTCAATCTGCGTCTCAGTTGTCTTGATCAGTGGCGGCCGGCCAGTACGGGGCGCtggggtgccgcccccttcaaacaccaagagatgaaaatcgacttaaacatgttaaatataatgtagttgtataatacaaataatgatgaaataaaagtgttgtcagtctgtgagcgcctgtcagcagccattaaatattggttcaaatggtatttggttggttcctgtctgaatacatatacttcctgtctgaatacatatacttcctgggtgaggggcgccggccaaaccataccttatgtaagccctcaggcttgtggtgagcaggtgacctgaggctgctgtctgattggtttcttcagattttccagggggcgcagttctgtgccgccccagacactcccacttttattggcagtgaactggtattgttttaatgttttttgatctaatgagattggacaattcttgcggctgtcaatcatgttcacacccaccaccacgcctcgtctcgactgtcaatcatccaccgtctaccaaccctgaaaACATCTATAGAcaacattgtccttcttaataactctgactgtgtggacattaaagctgctgtcaggtgggctgcagcaagctaaattgcccccccccccccgaaaatgtttagcaccagccgccactggtcttgatgcatgttcaataatccaggtgagaaaagaaggttgaatcagctcatctgggcacaacgtccagatgaactgagtcagctTTCTCTGACTGCCTCTTTGCTTGTCCATGTGTTGGCGTCTCAGCCTCGCACAACACCTGCAGTATTTGGCGAGACCTGATTCATTAAACTTAAAGCGATGAGACCCAAACGGGGTCATGTTCAATCTCCTCATAGGTCCCAACATGAGATGGGTAGTGTATGTCTGTATGAGCCTGGATGTCTTGACAGGATGTCTGGACGTGTGGGTCTCAATTTACGCCCGGTGCTCGTCTACTTTATCGGTCATCATATGAGTGTCGGTGCTAAGTGGTTCGTTTAACCTACCCAGACGATGCCCTTGATCAGGTTGGCCGCTTTGAGGAGTATCTGGGGTGTTAGAGCAGGGTCGAGATGCTTGGAGGCATGATCTATCATGACTGAGAGGAGGTAGGCAGGGGCTAAAGGCCCCCCTCCTGAATCCGGTGAAGAATTCTTGGAAATAATCTCCTGAGGAAAAAATAAAGGAGTATTTCTGAGTCTGCTGCACACACAACTTCAGATGCcaactaaaaacataaaaaattaAGATATGAAGCCCACACTCCAAATTCCTGTTAACCCCTGTGTTATGTCAAAGTGACCCGTTTACATAACTATTAACCGTAAACATTTTCAGTATTATTAGATATTGAGATGAAGATAAATTACACTGGGTATCTTTGAATACATTTTGCAGTTGTGTTGTTAAAAAATCCAAAGGTTGCCTTGGTCAGCGTGACCTGTGAACAGTACATCCATTGCTAAACAGTGAACAGAACACGAGGTTAATGATGTCTTCTgtaatcccatccatccatccatccattatccaaactgcttgtcctgctctcagggtcacggggatgctggagcgtattccagcagccattgggtggcaggcggggagacaccctggacaggtcgccaagccatcacagggtccacacacacacattcacacctagagacaatttagtacagctgattcacctgacctacatgtctttggactgtgggaggaaaccggagcacctggaagaaacccacacagacacggagagaacatgcaaactccacacagaggacgacccgggacgacccccacggttggactaccccagggctcgaacccaggactttcttgctatgaggcgaccgcgctaaccactgctgcaCTGTGCCGCCCTCCTCTGCAATTTAGTCTATTTattttggggggatttcccccccttttctccccaattgtaccatgccaattaccccactcttctgagctttcccggtcactgctccactccctctgccgatccggagagcgctgcagactcccacatgccagccgtttcttttcacctgacagtgaggagtttcaccagggggatgcagcgcgtgggaggatcacgctatcccccccagttccccctcccggacccaccagaggaggcgctagagcggtgaccaggacacatacccacatccggcctcccacccgcagacacggccaattgtgtctgttgggacgcccgaccaagccagaggtaacacggggattcacaccggtgaaccctgtgttggtaggcaacggcatagaccgccacgccacccggacgcctcctaTTTATTCTATCTTTACAGATGGGGGGGAGGATGAATGGCCATGACCGCCTGCGGCCTCCTTCTTTAGATAGATAGGGGTATGAATTGTTGGACTTCTGACCTATTGATATCTTGTTTTTTCAACTACTAAAAAACAGTTTGCTAATAATAATAGCGAtgctgtgtgtttgcatgtaactTATGTGGCGTGCACAACACTGATGTGAGGTGGAGGAAAAAAATTCAGAACTTAGACGCTGTTGAAGGCCTGACAAATACAATACAAGACAAATGATAACGAAGGAACCTTTCTTCACATGTGTGTCATATGTGGGACCGGATGTGCTGTCCTTCTCACCTGTAGTAGGATGTCTGCATGACGGGGATGAAACTTCAAAAGTGCTTCGGTCGATCCCAGATACTGCCTCAAGGCTTCCTGTCTGTCCACCAGGCCAGACGGGCAGCAGGTGGATGGGGCGTCGGCCTGCCAGGGCAGGGCCAGTGCCaatggtggaggtggggttacacgGGGGTCGCGATACAGGAAAAGGAAGTGGCCCCCAAGACCGATCACGTCCCCAGGCTTCAGGATCGTCTCCCTGTAAAGGGCCACGCCATTGTGTGTGACCGCCCCTCCTCTGAAGGGCCGCATCAGAGCTGGGGACGACAGCAGATATTCCACGATGAACACAACAAACTCGTTAAAGAGGCAGAGAAGAACCGAGACCAGGGTGACCACATGCAAACGTTACAGATGCAGAGAGGAACCGAGAACATGTCCCACCTACCAGGGTGACCACACGCAAATGGCTCCAACGCAGCACGAACAGCAACACCTTGTGAGGTGGATTTATAATGTCTACTCTTTGCAGGTTGCCAACACAAAAAGGTGTAAAGTTTTGATGTGTTGCATCACAGGCTTAATGAGAAACATCTACAGCCCACCTCCTGTTACACTCCTGTTAACTGTTGCTGCATAAAGATATATAATGTGCTATCACTGAATCACAGAAAGTAGAAAATAACTTGCTATAGGCATGACTTTACATGTTGATCCTTGTGCTTTGACCCCTTTTATGAGTCTTAAGCTATTTTATTTCTCTACTttttaatctgttttttttttgtgtggcatttttcacctttattagatagtgatggtaaagacagacaggggagagagaggggaggacatGTAGCAAACagcccgggctggattcgaacccaggccactgcaataaagactcagccttatgtggtacgtgttctaccaggtgagccaccggggcgcccccctCAGCTcagtttttaaatgtatttttatctTATTCTGCATTTCTTGTTCAATGCCTTACATGCCTTAAAGTGCCTGAGCACTGTGAATCTCCGTTGTGCATGAGATGTGCTGCACATATGAACTTGCCTTGCCTTCCCATGTGTGCTTGTCAAGTCAATAAACCTTCCACAAAATGAGGGTGTGCAGTGTGGCCACTTAGGATGTGGAGCTAAGAGATTTTGTGGGCAGcagcacacacacaggagacCTGACATATGGTGCAACTCTGTTGGTACCTTGTCCCGAGGGTGTCTCGGGAATGGTCGAGTCTCTCCTGACCAACAGGTGTCTGGCCAGCAGGTCGGGAGCAGAAAGAAACGTGTCCACCTTCAGCGGCCTCTTgccctttcgctctctctctcggtccttctctctctccttcaccgtGGGCTTCCTCCCAAACACATGTATATGCCCCGCCATGATGTACAAAACAAAATCCTGgacaaaacacacatacatagaggGGAACACAAGCGAGGGTGAGGCAGGGGGGTCTGTTATCATCTAAGTACTATGGTTATTGTAATCTTGCATCTTGGAGATGTTAAGTTGAGCAGAAGGCAGCAGATAAGGTATGAAGTGTGTTACAGTTTGCCACAATGGGGACCTGTGTGAGGTCATTGTACAAGATGGAGTGATGCACACAGAGGGATTTTGTGCTACTTCTAGATGTATTTCAGAGCTATTGTACTTCTGAGAGGCTGTTTTGTGCTGGAGGTTGAATGGGAGAGGCTCAGAGTGGGATGGAAACAGTGATGGTATGCGGCGATTAGAGACATGCAGGTATGATGTCATTTTCagggtgtgtgcatgtctgtctctgCAAACATCTGTGCACATCTATTTGCGTGCTTTTGTAGTTTGTATATGAATCCATCTAAATGCACTCTGTGTGTTACATGTCCACGTGTAACACACAGAACATGAGTATCTAAGTGTATTGTATGTGTTCGTGTGTGTCggtgtctggttgtgtgtgtttgtgtgtatttctgtgtttgtataagtgtgtgtgggtTCTATCAGCAGATGGCACATGTCTTGCCTTGCTCTGATCGTAACCCTGCAGCAACAGGAAGTAGGGCCGGTCTGTTGGCGGAAGGATCAAGCTTTGTGACATCACTTCCAGGTCACAGCTGGAGTAGTCTTTCTCTTCCTCCATTGGCTGGTTCATCCATCCCACCTTACCTTCAGCCTTAGATACAGTAATCTGCGATAGTGGGGTAGTACGTGACGGTTAATATCAACAGGGCAAATGAACCCGTGTTTATTTGTCTGTTGTCCTACATCTACATTAGTTCGCACAACTCCTCATCGCACCCTCCTCCTCACCTCCCCTGGCTGTGGGGTCATCATGCTCACAATATTCTTCCTGTCATGCAGCCCTCCACTGTTGTTAGGGAGGTTACCAGAGCGACGCGGGTCATTACTGACATGGTTGCCTTGGCGACGCCGCAGGCTGAGGTTCATGTCACTGATGCTCCTCCTAAGTTCTGTGTTCCTCCCACGGTGACCTCGCTCGCTCTCCTCTGGCCCACCCCCTGAGGACATTCTGCTACGCCTCCAGCGAACACCTGTTGCCCGGACAGGCAGAGAGTTGGTCAGTTTGACAGTGATTTACAATCCGGGCAATAGAGTATCATGAAAGAAGGGCTACATTTGGCCTATGCACGCCGTGACACCTTGAGAGTCGGGTCTCATGTATACCTTGGTAGttttctccatccctctctctttccttttctctttccctctcttccctctcaTAGTCGTCCTTTCTCTGCATTTCAAAGCGCCGCTCAAATCCCTCCTTGGGCCGCCACATGTCGACTAACAGCAAGGGGCACTCCCACGGGGCCACGCCTCTCCGACACTCCGTCTCCCATTGGACTGCTCCATCTGGCTGCTGGATGGGCTTTCCAATGACATCACACAACAGGAAGTCCTCTGGGCTGTGTTTCTGGAGAACTGAAAGGTAGTGGTGGAGGGGAAAGGAAAAGGGGTGAGGGGAAGGGGGGGTAATTATTTTTCCATAACACTACTGTTTATGTTTATATTAGTCACTCCCAACTGGTTAGAGTTTTCAAACAAACAATTCTCTGTAATGGGTCAAATGAGAGAAAATTTCCCCAACTTTCACCTGCATCAtctgtctcctccctctctctctcagtgtagcGTGTGATGACCTGGGCGATGAGCTGCCTGGCTGTAGAGTGGATGTTGGCCAGCAGGGAGCGATAGTTGGCTCCGCTGGAGAGAGCATCGCCATAAATCTTGATCAGGCCCGGGGCAGTGGAGGAGGCCGGAGGCAGGTAGTGGTGGGATGAAGGTGCAGCAGAATGGGCCCagagctctctctccctctcccccaccgCCCGATCCCGGTCACTGTTAGAGCGCCCCCGCAGGAAGAGATGGGAGAGGCGCTTGGTGCGGGACTGGGTCCCAGCCGGCCGTGGCCGGAGGAAGGCCGGGGAGGGAGATGGGGACGGGGCAGGGGCAGCCAGAGAAGGGGTGGAAGCAGACAGCGAAGAGGAAGGGGCAGAGGGGGCCTCGTGGAGGGAGGCTGCGTCAGAGCTGGTGGTGGACCTGGGAACAAGCGAGGAGGGGAAGAcagatggaggagagaggaagggtGAGAGGAAGAGACTGGTCACTGGTCTGAATTATGACCGGGCATAGACAAGCAACATGGACCAAAATAACACAAGGCAAAAAGGTTGCAGGGTTCGCAGGGTAGAAATGACAGTTTATGCAAGGTAATGTCCTCGATGTGTCATGTCAAGACAGACGCTGGTGGCTTGAAAGTCTTGACATAACTGCAAAGAAAGGACATAGACACAAAATGGATGAAAAAGCATATTGATCTGAATTGGCGACTGACTTGACGGAGACGGCACTGGGCCAGCGGCCCCCCAGCTTGGCAAAGTGTTTTCTGGGGGAGTTGATCCACAGACCCACAGGGAAATGGAGCTTTCTGAAGCGAGGACTACCAGAACCCTCCAtctgagacaggcagacagacagatagatagacagatagatagacagatagatagatagatagatagatagatagatagatagatagatagatagatagatggatagatggatagatggatagatagatagatagatagatagatagatagatagatagatagatagatagatagatagatagatagatagatagatagatagatagatagatagatagatagatagatggatgga is a window of Lampris incognitus isolate fLamInc1 chromosome 9, fLamInc1.hap2, whole genome shotgun sequence DNA encoding:
- the rasip1 gene encoding ras-interacting protein 1; the protein is MEGSGSPRFRKLHFPVGLWINSPRKHFAKLGGRWPSAVSVKSTTSSDAASLHEAPSAPSSSLSASTPSLAAPAPSPSPSPAFLRPRPAGTQSRTKRLSHLFLRGRSNSDRDRAVGERERELWAHSAAPSSHHYLPPASSTAPGLIKIYGDALSSGANYRSLLANIHSTARQLIAQVITRYTEREREETDDAVLQKHSPEDFLLCDVIGKPIQQPDGAVQWETECRRGVAPWECPLLLVDMWRPKEGFERRFEMQRKDDYEREEREREKERERDGENYQGVRWRRSRMSSGGGPEESERGHRGRNTELRRSISDMNLSLRRRQGNHVSNDPRRSGNLPNNSGGLHDRKNIVSMMTPQPGEITVSKAEGKVGWMNQPMEEEKDYSSCDLEVMSQSLILPPTDRPYFLLLQGYDQSKDFVLYIMAGHIHVFGRKPTVKEREKDRERERKGKRPLKVDTFLSAPDLLARHLLVRRDSTIPETPSGQALMRPFRGGAVTHNGVALYRETILKPGDVIGLGGHFLFLYRDPRVTPPPPLALALPWQADAPSTCCPSGLVDRQEALRQYLGSTEALLKFHPRHADILLQEIISKNSSPDSGGGPLAPAYLLSVMIDHASKHLDPALTPQILLKAANLIKGIVWDNIKEFGDKHPTQNSTEQDGEISTANVQKLSSDLRPLMFWMSNATELLNFFQVKVEAMEKEWEFEAPGDPVLVADMDTCSEALAQLDDVIMHTFQQCVYHLTKTLYSLLPALLDTNPFSNEDKDKEKDGAQDAEGRGGGGEGDVDDVSSLPPAVAGLVEVYRCSLMLSREACLSPPLTSQTFGYLFFFTNTSLLNTLLERDGLFSWSRAVQIRTNLDLVLDWLQGAGLGDIASEFLKKLSVTVNFLCVPKTRLIQSSWDSLSEDHALLSPAQLHHLLTHYKLGPARAPPATWAPPPGTELNGDIFESFLDHPPLILPNETPRLDLSQPIPSPELQKEVTRLRTFLWGLDQDELPANQRTRL